The genomic stretch CCAACACTGAAAAAATCTAAGAACTACACTCTTTATTTACATAATTTACATTAAAGTGCACCACCACTAATTCCTTTTTATTTTAAAATTCAACGACATTTTTTAAGATGGTATCAAAATAACACCAAAACAATTTGTGCTCTCATTAAAAGGCCTGCCTTCCTTCAAATTACCGCAACAAAACTTGAAACTATCATGAAAGAAGCTGCCATTTTAACAAAAATTGTAGACACTAGTCTTCCAAACTTCCTTTAATATCTGTACCAAACCTTCCTTAAGGTTTGATAGATCAAAAACCTATAAAGCATTTACAATACAAGGATTTCAAAAAAATCTCACTTTATGTTTTTGCGCCACACAAAACGTTTTTACACTATGCAAACTTTGGCTTTCTACAAAATCAGAAAGCAACCTTTACTTCTCCCCTTTACTTCTACCTTCCCCTTTGTCAGAAAGCTTAATGATTGTACAATCAATGCTATAGAGCTGCTTTTATGAAATTTGCACCACTCATAAATAATACAAACTTAAATCACCCCCATCTGCATATTCATCATGCAAAAAACAATATTAAGCAGTACAAATATAACCACCCATTTTTCAGAAATAATCTTGTGCTCAAACACCTGTAACTGATAAAGAGATTACAAATATTTTCAGTCAATTAGTATTTTTCAGCCCCCTTGAACAAACACCAACCAGACTTTAAGCTCAAATCAAACTTTAAATTATTATATGAATAAGCTATTGCATGAAAAGAGCTTAAAGTTTTGCAAGATCCTTTGAAAGCAACATAAAAATCTGCTCAGCCAACTCTTCAGCTACACGCTTTTGCGCATTTTCTTCAGCTTGCACTGTCGCATATTCTTGACGAAATCGGTCAAAAGATGCACTTATGGCTCCTTTTCCTTGAGCAACAACAACATTGTTCATATCTCTTAACATATAAGAAGCCCTGCTTATCACTGTCCCAACAGAAGAACGCCCCATTCCATCTGGATCTTCATAAATCTCGACTTGCACAGATGTGTGTGTAGCAACCGATGTATGCAACGATAATTGATAAACCGGAACTGAAGGTTTGCTTCCATTGCCATACATAAGAAACAGTAAACGATTGCGGACCATCTGACCAAAACGATCTGAAGGTTCCTCAACAACAACTGTGGCAAATTTTGCAGCAAGATCTGGAGAAACCACACCTGCATGCTTCCCATGCAAGGCAGTACCACCCGGTTGTGACCCCACCTGCGGCCCCATTTGTGATCCCACCTGTATCCCCCTTTGAACCTTTTGACGATAAAGAGGCTCAACGCTACACCCATAAAGAAGCATGAACAAACAACAAGCAAAACCAGCACAAAACACCCATTTAAATAACGACATTGATAATCCTTTGTGGAACAATAATAATTTTCTTCACTGACTTTTCTACCAACTGCGCTTTAACACATTCAAGAGCCAAAACTGCCTCTTCAATTTCCTCTTTATTGGCTGTCACACAAAGGGTGATATCGCCACGTTTTTTACCATTAATCTGCACCGGCAAAGTAATAAACTCTTCAACTATCAATGCAGGGTCAAAAACAGGCCAGGAAAGCTCACAAATCAGTGTTTTCCCCCCAAAGGCAGCATGACATTCCTCTGCCAAATGCGGCATGATAGGTGCAATCATTGCAAAGAAAAAATCCATTGCTTGGCGCAAAGCTGACTTCATCTCATCATCAATATTTTCCACCTTATTTAAAAATGGCGTCATTGTATTTAATAATTCATAAAGGCGCGCAACTGCCCGATTAAAGGCAAGCTTTTCTAAATCATCTTCCACAGCACAAAGCGTACGATGTGCTGCTTTTGAAAGCATCAAAGCCTCACCTTTGTGGCCTGTGCGCGGCTCAACTTCCTTTAAAACTGAGGCACTCAAAGCCACACAGCGCCAAATGCGTTGTACAAAGCGATGCGCTCCTTCAATTCCCGCTTCTGTCCAAATAACATCACGCTCAGGAGGAGAATCAGACAACATAAACCAGCGCACCGTATCTGCCCCATAAGAAGCAATAATATCATCAGGATCAATGATATTCTTTTTTGATTTCGACATTTTTTCAATTGAACCAATCGTCACATGACTCTGATCAGTCAATTTATAAGCCTGGCGCTTCCCATCTTTTTCAACAATTGAAACCTCTTCTGGTGCGACCCACCCTTGTTCATCTCGGTAGGTTTCATGGACAACCATGCCTTGCGTAAACAACCCTTCAAAGGGCTCATCCACACTAACATGGCCAGAAAGCTTCATCGCACGCATAAAAAAACGTGCATATAAAAGATGTAAAATCGCATGTTCAATACCACCAATATATTGCTGAACAGGCAACCACTGTGCCGTTGCTTGGCTGTCTGTTGGTTCTTGTGCTTGAGGTGTGATAAAACGCGCATAATACCAAGAAGAATCCACAAATGTATCCATTGTATCGGTTTCGCGTTTTGCCAACTGGCCACAAGAAGGGCAAGTCACCTCTTGCCATTTTTCATGGCGTGTAAGAGGATTGCCAGGCTTATCAAAAGTCACATCATCAGGCAAGACAACTGGCAAATCAGCGCGTGCTACAGGAACCACCCCGCAAGTAGTGCAATGAACCATAGGAATCGGGCAACCCCAATACCGTTGACGCGAAATTCCCCAATCACGCAATCGAAATTGCACAGCTCTCTGCCCCTGAGGCTGACCATTTAAGACCTGTTCTTCAAGGCGTTTAGCAACCGCTTCAAAAGCCTCCTTCACCGTAAAACCATTCAAAAAGTCTGAATTAATCATGACTCCTTCACCACTGTAAGCTGTGTCAGAAATCGTAAAATCCTTGGCATCAGTATCTTTTGGCAAAACCACCGCTCGTACAGGAAGATTATATTTACGTGCAAAATCTAAATCCCTTTGATCATGAGCAGGACACCCAAAAATAGCACCTGTTCCATAATCCATGAATACAAAATTAGCGACATAGATAGGAATACGCACCGTTGCATCAAATGGATGAACAGCCAAAAGCTTTGTGCAAAATCCTTGTTTTTCAGCTGTTTCAAGTGCCGCAGTTGTCGTGCTACCGCACCGACAATTTTCAATAAAATCAGCAAGTTCTTTATCTTGTTGTGCGAGTGTCTGTGCAATCGGATGATCTATAGAAAGTGCTAAAAAAGATGCTCCAAATAAAGTATCTGGACGTGTTGAATAACAGACAACCTCATCAAATGCTTGGCATATATCATCAGCCATATTTGGCTTATCTAAAGCCCAACTAATCAAAAGCCCTTGTGACTTACCAATCCAGTTTTTTTGCATAATGCGGACTTTTTCTGGCCATTTATCAAGCCTTTCAAGCCCTGCTAACAAATCTTCACTAAAATCACTGATTTTAAAAAACCACTGCGTCAATTCTCGCTGTTCAACCAAAGCACCAGAACGCCAACCTCTTCCATCCACAACCTGCTCATTGGCTAAAACTGTGTGGTCAACGGGGTCCCAATTTACCTTGGCCACTTTACGTGCAATCAGTCCCTTTTCATAAAGGTCAAGGAAGATCATTTGTTGACGATGATAATATTCCACATCGCACGTTGCAAACTCACGCGACCAATCCAAAGAAAGCCCCAATTGCTTCAATTGCCCACGCATAACTGCAATATTTTGATAGGTCCAAACTTTTGGATGCACCTTATTTTGCATAGCAGCATTTTCAGCTGGCATACCAAAAGCATCCCACCCCATGGGGTGCAGCACATTAAACCCTTTCGCACGTTTATAACGTGCAACAACATCTCCCATGGTATAATTGCGCACATGCCCCATATGAATGCGCCCTGAAGGATAGGGGAACATCTCTAAAACGTAATATTTCTCACGCCCATCATCATGAGAGGTTTGAAAAATTTTTTTCTCATCCCAAACTGCTTGCCATTGTTGTTCGCGTACACGTGGATTATAGCGCTCAATTGTCATTCCCATTATACTCTTTATACTCTTTACAAAATTAAACCAAAAAGCTTTGTAAATGCTTCACCATGGATTAAAGCTATCGTCAACCTCTTCAATAGAAATTTTAAAAGCTTTTATAAACAATGACTCAAGACTTTAAACAAAAAACAGGAACAACAAAACATGAGCACACTCAATGCTTCCCCCATTAATACTATTGATGCGTGGAAAAATCTTCAACAAGACATTGCCACAACATGTAAAGACTATCACCGCTCATTAGAAAGTGTTGAGTTCATTGCTGTTTCAAAAACTGTTACTGCAGAACAAATTGTTCCACTGTTACAAGCAGGTCAATTACTCTTTGGTGAAAATCGTGTACAAGAAGCCACGCAAAAATGGCCTCACCTACGACAGCAATTTGAAGCTATAAAACTCCATCTTATCGGCCCTTTACAATCCAATAAAGTAGCAGAAGCTGTCAAAATTTTTGATGTTATTCAAACTGTCGACCGTGAAAAAATAGCTCAAAAATTATCTGAAGAAATGCACAGACAAAAAAAGTATCTTCCCTGTTATGTTCAAGTCAATATCGGATTAGAACCACAAAAAAGTGGCATTCCACCACAAGAGGTGGCCGATTTTGTAACCCTATGCAAAGATCAATATGGGCTTGATATTATAGGCCTGATGACAATTCCACCCGTTGAAGAAAATTCTGGCCCTTATTTTGCTTTTCTAGCTAAACTTGCAAAAAAAGCCGGTGTTTCAAAACTGTCTATGGGTATGTCAAATGACTTTAAAACCGCTCTTCAATTTGGTGCAAATGTCCTTCGTATTGGCACAGCTTTGTTTGGGCAACGTCCACTCTAAACACCCTCTAAACACCCTTTTGCTTAAAAATTACATACCCCTTTTTCCAAAAAGCGGCTCATATATCCACTCTCAAATCACCAATCAATTAAAAAGAATGATAAAGAGAGCATTTAAAGAACAAAGAACATTGAGTGTACAAACTGAAAAAACTTGAAACTATTATAAAAAAAGTCAATGATAATGGCTTAAATTCAAAACAAAAGTGGTAATTTAGAGTGATTCGTTTTGAAAATGTCGGTTTGCGCTATGGGATGGGGCCTGAAATTCTCCATGATATAAGCTTTCACATTCCGCATGGATCATTTCAATTTTTAACTGGAGCATCGGGCGCGGGTAAAACATCCTTGATGCGTCTTATGTTTCTAGCCCTCAAACCAACGCGCGGTCATATTGATCTGTTTGGAAGTGATACAGCCTTACTTAAACGACAAGAGCTTCCTGCTTTACGGCAACGCATTGGTGTCGTCTTTCAAGATTTTCGCTTACTTGACCATATGACAACTTATGAAAATGTCGCATTACCTCTACGCATTAAAGGACAAGAAGAAGCAACATATCGTAGTGAAGTAGAAGATCTTTTACAATGGGTTGGTCTTGGAAACCATATTCATGCTTTACCACCTGTTCTTTCAGGTGGAGAAAAGCAAAGAGTAGCAATTGCACGCGCGCTCATTGATCAACCTGAAATCCTTCTTGCTGATGAACCCACAGGAAATGTTGATTCACCTTTAGCAAAACGCCTTTTGCGCTTATTTATTGAATTAAATCGCTTTGGAACAGCTGTCGTCATTGCCACCCATGATGTCACATTGATGGATCAAGTCGCAGCACGACGTATGATTCTTCATAATGGACGGATGACAATTTATGATTAAGTCTTTCCCCATTTTTCGCATTCAAAAATTAATTTTTACACGCAATAAAACAACTAAAACTGCTATTATTCCCAGTGACAATATTTCTGGAAAAGCTTTGGTTGTTGTGATTGCTATTATGACATTTCTTGCAAGTTTAACATTAAGCAGTGTTGATCTAGTACACCAAGCTGCTCATAATTGGAGTACTCAAATTAACAATGAAGCAACAA from Bartonella sp. WD16.2 encodes the following:
- the leuS gene encoding leucine--tRNA ligase translates to MTIERYNPRVREQQWQAVWDEKKIFQTSHDDGREKYYVLEMFPYPSGRIHMGHVRNYTMGDVVARYKRAKGFNVLHPMGWDAFGMPAENAAMQNKVHPKVWTYQNIAVMRGQLKQLGLSLDWSREFATCDVEYYHRQQMIFLDLYEKGLIARKVAKVNWDPVDHTVLANEQVVDGRGWRSGALVEQRELTQWFFKISDFSEDLLAGLERLDKWPEKVRIMQKNWIGKSQGLLISWALDKPNMADDICQAFDEVVCYSTRPDTLFGASFLALSIDHPIAQTLAQQDKELADFIENCRCGSTTTAALETAEKQGFCTKLLAVHPFDATVRIPIYVANFVFMDYGTGAIFGCPAHDQRDLDFARKYNLPVRAVVLPKDTDAKDFTISDTAYSGEGVMINSDFLNGFTVKEAFEAVAKRLEEQVLNGQPQGQRAVQFRLRDWGISRQRYWGCPIPMVHCTTCGVVPVARADLPVVLPDDVTFDKPGNPLTRHEKWQEVTCPSCGQLAKRETDTMDTFVDSSWYYARFITPQAQEPTDSQATAQWLPVQQYIGGIEHAILHLLYARFFMRAMKLSGHVSVDEPFEGLFTQGMVVHETYRDEQGWVAPEEVSIVEKDGKRQAYKLTDQSHVTIGSIEKMSKSKKNIIDPDDIIASYGADTVRWFMLSDSPPERDVIWTEAGIEGAHRFVQRIWRCVALSASVLKEVEPRTGHKGEALMLSKAAHRTLCAVEDDLEKLAFNRAVARLYELLNTMTPFLNKVENIDDEMKSALRQAMDFFFAMIAPIMPHLAEECHAAFGGKTLICELSWPVFDPALIVEEFITLPVQINGKKRGDITLCVTANKEEIEEAVLALECVKAQLVEKSVKKIIIVPQRIINVVI
- a CDS encoding YggS family pyridoxal phosphate-dependent enzyme, translating into MSTLNASPINTIDAWKNLQQDIATTCKDYHRSLESVEFIAVSKTVTAEQIVPLLQAGQLLFGENRVQEATQKWPHLRQQFEAIKLHLIGPLQSNKVAEAVKIFDVIQTVDREKIAQKLSEEMHRQKKYLPCYVQVNIGLEPQKSGIPPQEVADFVTLCKDQYGLDIIGLMTIPPVEENSGPYFAFLAKLAKKAGVSKLSMGMSNDFKTALQFGANVLRIGTALFGQRPL
- the lptE gene encoding LPS assembly lipoprotein LptE is translated as MSLFKWVFCAGFACCLFMLLYGCSVEPLYRQKVQRGIQVGSQMGPQVGSQPGGTALHGKHAGVVSPDLAAKFATVVVEEPSDRFGQMVRNRLLFLMYGNGSKPSVPVYQLSLHTSVATHTSVQVEIYEDPDGMGRSSVGTVISRASYMLRDMNNVVVAQGKGAISASFDRFRQEYATVQAEENAQKRVAEELAEQIFMLLSKDLAKL
- the ftsE gene encoding cell division ATP-binding protein FtsE, which codes for MIRFENVGLRYGMGPEILHDISFHIPHGSFQFLTGASGAGKTSLMRLMFLALKPTRGHIDLFGSDTALLKRQELPALRQRIGVVFQDFRLLDHMTTYENVALPLRIKGQEEATYRSEVEDLLQWVGLGNHIHALPPVLSGGEKQRVAIARALIDQPEILLADEPTGNVDSPLAKRLLRLFIELNRFGTAVVIATHDVTLMDQVAARRMILHNGRMTIYD